From a region of the Ovis aries strain OAR_USU_Benz2616 breed Rambouillet chromosome 2, ARS-UI_Ramb_v3.0, whole genome shotgun sequence genome:
- the LOC114112986 gene encoding small ribosomal subunit protein uS8: protein MVRMNVLADALKSINNAEKRGKRQVLIRPCSKVIVRFLTVMMKHGYIGEFEIIDDHRAGKIVVNLTGRLNKCGVISPRFDVQLKDLEKWQNNLLPSRQFGFIVLTTSAGIMDHEEARRKHTGGKILGFFF from the coding sequence ATGGTGCGCATGAATGTCCTGGCTGATGCTCTCAAGAGTATCAACAATGCCGAGAAGAGAGGCAAACGCCAGGTCCTTATTAGGCCATGCTCCAAAGTCATCGTCAGGTTTCTAACAGTGATGATGAAGCATGGTTACATTGGCGAATTTGAAATCATTGATGATCACAGGGCTGGGAAAATTGTTGTGAACCTCACAGGCAGGCTAAATAAGTGTGGAGTGATCAGCCCCAGATTTGATGTACAACTcaaagatctagaaaaatggcagaatAACCTGCTCCCATCCCGTCAGTTTGGTTTCATTGTACTGACAACCTCAGCTGGCATCATGGACCATGAAGAAGCAAGACGAAAACATACAGGAGGGAAAATCCTTGGATTCTTTTTCTAG